A window from Rhea pennata isolate bPtePen1 chromosome 1, bPtePen1.pri, whole genome shotgun sequence encodes these proteins:
- the PCDH20 gene encoding protocadherin-20, whose translation MGPPGSRGSTSARGSLQHLTFFLLFMGPFNCFASYSRATELFYSLNEGLPAGVLIGSLAHDLRLPTADGQRPPALQPPLSFTLASRGLGGQYVQLDNRSGELHTSALEIDREALCVESSGATIIGGAAAASSSSSPSPESCLLLLDVLVLPQEYFRLVKVKIAIRDVNDNAPHFPVPHIRLSVPENAPVNTRLAIEHPALDPDMGTNGVQTYRLGDNYGVFTLDVEENESGERTPYLIVMGALDREAREEYVTVIIAEDGGTPPLVGSATLTIDISDINDNCPQFNDSQVNVTLYGNSTLGTHVATVHAIDMDLGSNAQITYSYSQKVPQPSRDLFHLDESTGVITLSSMVDGDSPRLHRLIILGNGPGCIPAVITVLVNIIKVMMRPPEVVPRFIANEVEGVVYLKELEPINTPIAFFTIKDPDEKYKVNCYLDGDGPFRLSPYKPYNNEYLLETTKPLDYETQQLYEISVVAWNSEGFHVNKIIKVQVLDDNDNSPVFSQQLIELSIEENNVPNAFLTKLHATDADSGERGEVSYFLGPDAPSYFSLDKITGVLTVSTQLDREEKEKYRYTVKAVDSGFPSRESIATIAITVLDKNDNSPRFINKDFSFFVPENFPGFGEIGVISVTDADTGQNGWVALSVVNGSDIFVIDTGKGVLRAKVSLDREQQSSYVLWIEAVDGGDPALSSTAKITILLLDINDNPPLVLFPQSNMSYLLVLPSTLPGSPITEVYAVDKDTGMNAVIAYSIIGRRGPRPESFRIDPKTGNITLEESLMQNDYGLYRLLVKVSDHGYPEPLHSTVMVNLFVNDTVSNESYIESLLRKEPDINIEEKQPQISIEPTHKKIESASCMPTLVALSIISLGSITLVTGMGIYICLRKGKKRHRTEENLEVQIPLNGRISLHMLEKKPVEISNI comes from the exons ATGGGGCCCCCGGGCAGCCGCGGCAGCACCAGCGCCCGCGGCAGCCTGCAG CACTTGAccttcttcctgctcttcatGGGACCTTTCAACTGCTTTGCCAGTTACAGCCGTGCCACCGAGCTTTTCTACAGCCTCAACGAGGGGCTGCCTGCCGGGGTGCTCATAGGCAGCCTGGCCCACGATCTGCGGCTGCCGACAGCTGACGGGCAGCGACCTCCAGCCCTCCAGCCTCCACTCTCCTTCACCCTGGCCTCCCGTGGCCTGGGAGGCCAGTACGTGCAGCTGGACAACCGCTCCGGAGAGCTGCACACCTCAGCCTTGGAGATCGACCGGGAAGCTCTGTGTGTGGAGAGCAGTGGGGCCACCATCATTGGGGGAGCGGccgctgcctcttcctcctcatcacCCTCACCTGAGtcatgcctgctgctgctagaCGTGCTGGTGCTGCCACAGGAGTACTTCCGCCTGGTGAAGGTGAAGATCGCTATCCGGGATGTCAACGACAATGCGCCACACTTCCCTGTGCCCCACATCCGCCTTTCTGTGCCCGAGAATGCACCCGTGAACACCCGCCTGGCCATCGAGCATCCTGCCCTTGACCCCGACATGGGCACCAATGGTGTCCAGACCTACCGCTTGGGGGATAACTATGGTGTCTTCACCCTGGACGTGGAAGAGAATGAGAGTGGAGAAAGGACCCCCTACTTGATTGTCATGGGGGCTCTGGACAGGGAGGCCAGGGAGGAATATGTTACGGTTATCATTGCTGAGGATGGGGGGACTCCTCCGCTTGTGGGCAGTGCCACCCTCACCATTGACATCAGTGACATCAATGACAATTGCCCCCAGTTCAATGACTCTCAGGTCAATGTCACCCTTTATGGAAATTCCACCCTAGGGACACATGTGGCCACTGTCCATGCAATAGACATGGACCTTGGATCCAATGCCCAGATCACCTACTCCTACAGCCAGAAAGTCCCCCAGCCATCTAGAGACTTGTTCCATCTGGATGAAAGCACAGGAGTCATCACACTCTCCAGTATGGTTGATGGGGACTCTCCAAGGCTCCACAGGCTGATCATTCTGGGCAACGGCCCTGGCTGTATCCCTGCAGTGATCACAGTGCTAGTGAATATCATCAAAGTCATGATGAGGCCACCTGAAGTTGTCCCTCGTTTCATAGCTAATGAAGTGGAGGGAGTGGTGTACTTGAAGGAACTGGAGCCTATCAACACGCCAATAGCATTTTTTACCATCAAAGACCctgatgaaaaatacaaagtcaATTGCTATTTGGATGGTGATGGTCCTTTCAGACTGTCACCATACAAGCCATACAACAATGAATACTTACTAGAGACCACAAAGCCTTTGGACTATGAGACTCAGCAGCTGTATGAAATCTCAGTAGTCGCGTGGAACTCAGAAGGATTTCATGTCAACAAAATAATCAAAGTACAGGTTCTGGATGACAATGATAACTCACCAGTTTTCTCTCAGCAGTTGATAGAATTATCCATTGAGGAGAACAATGTTCCTAATGCTTTCTTGACCAAACTGCATGCTACAGATGCTGACAGcggagaaagaggagaagtgTCCTATTTTTTAGGGCCTGATGCcccttcctatttttctttggaTAAAATCACAGGAGTTCTTACAGTTTCCACCCAGCtggacagagaagaaaaagagaaatatagaTATACTGTCAAAGCAGTAGATTCTGGATTTCCTTCAAGAGAATCAATAGCAACTATCGCAATCACTGTATTGGATAAAAATGACAATAGTCCAAGATTTATCAACAAGGACTTCAGCTTTTTTGTACCAGAAAATTTTCCAGGTTTTGGTGAAATTGGAGTTATCAGTGTCACGGATGCTGATACAGGACAGAATGGATGGGTTGCCCTTTCAGTTGTGAATGGAAGTGATATTTTTGTCATAGATACTGGCAAAGGGGTTTTGAGAGCTAAAGTCTCCCTCGACAGGGAACAACAAAGCTCCTATGTTCTGTGGATTGAAGCAGTTGATGGCGGTGATCCTGCCCTATCTTCTACTGCAAAAATAACTATCCTTCTTCTGGACATAAATGACAACCCCCCTCTGGTCTTATTTCCTCAATCTAATATGTCTTATTTGTTGGTACTTCCTTCTACTCTTCCTGGCTCTCCGATCACTGAGGTCTATGCTGTTGATAAGGACACTGGAATGAACGCAGTCATAGCCTACAGCATCATAGGAAGAAGAGGCCCTCGACCAGAGTCATTTCGGATTGATCCTAAAACTGGTAATATCACCTTGGAAGAGTCACTGATGCAAAATGACTATGGCCTCTATCGATTGCTTGTAAAAGTTAGTGATCATGGTTACCCAGAACCTCTCCATTCCACTGTCATGGTGAACCTCTTTGTCAATGACACTGTTAGCAATGAGAGCTACATTGAAAGTTTGTTAAGAAAAGAGCCTGATATCAATATAGAAGAGAAGCAGCCACAAATATCCATAGAgcccacacacaaaaaaatagagTCAGCATCCTGCATGCCTACCTTAGTAGCTCTGTCAATAATAAGCTTGGGTTCAATCACCTTAGTAACTGGGATGGGCATTTACATCTGTctaagaaaagggaaaaagcgTCACAGAACAGAGGAAAACTTGGAAGTACAAATCCCATTAAATGGAAGAATTAGCCTGCACATGTTGGAAAAGAAACCAGTGGAGATTTCTAACATTTGA